A region from the Azospirillum thiophilum genome encodes:
- the soxB gene encoding thiosulfohydrolase SoxB: protein MNRREFLNVLAAANAAGLLLPAGFARAQTAADTIYDAPAFGTVSLLHITDCHAQLKPIHFREPSVNLGIGGMAGRAPHLVGSRLLEHFRIPPGSREAHAFSCLDFERMAGLYGKVGGFAHLATLVKRVRANRPGALLLDGGDTWQGSGTALWTKGQDMVEAAKLLGVDVMTLHWECTYGQDRVREVAEKDFAGHIEIVAQNIKSADFGDDVFKPYTMRAVNGVKVAVIGQAFPYTPIANPRYMVADWTFGIREEDMQKTVDDARAAGAAVVVVLSHNGMDVDLKMASRVAGIDAILGGHTHDGMPAPSIVANPGGRTLVTNAGSNGKFLGVLDLEVTGGRVADFRYRLLPVFADLLPADPEMDALITRVRAPYEAALGETLAVTDGTLYRRGNFNGSFDQLILDALMAEKDAEIAFSPGFRWGTSLLPGQPITMENLLDQTAITYPYVTLSSLSGAQIKTVLEDVCDNLFNPDPYYQQGGDMVRVGGLSYACDPMAPAGQRIQDMTLNGKPLEASKTYKVAGWAPVAEEARTAGGEAIWDLVARNLRARKTVAPPRLNLPVLKGMDGNPGLAA, encoded by the coding sequence ATGAACCGCCGCGAGTTCCTCAACGTCCTGGCCGCCGCGAACGCCGCCGGACTGCTGCTGCCCGCCGGTTTCGCCCGCGCCCAAACGGCGGCCGATACCATCTACGACGCGCCGGCCTTCGGCACGGTGTCGCTGCTGCACATCACCGATTGCCACGCCCAGCTCAAGCCGATCCATTTCCGCGAGCCGAGCGTCAATCTCGGCATCGGCGGCATGGCCGGGCGGGCGCCGCATCTGGTGGGAAGCCGGCTGCTGGAGCATTTCCGCATCCCTCCCGGCAGCCGGGAGGCGCATGCCTTCTCCTGCCTCGATTTCGAGCGGATGGCCGGACTCTACGGCAAGGTCGGCGGCTTCGCCCATCTGGCGACGCTGGTCAAGCGGGTGCGGGCGAACCGTCCGGGCGCCCTGCTGCTCGACGGCGGCGACACCTGGCAGGGCTCGGGCACCGCGCTGTGGACCAAGGGGCAGGACATGGTGGAGGCGGCCAAGCTGCTGGGCGTCGACGTCATGACCCTGCATTGGGAATGCACCTACGGCCAGGACCGGGTGCGCGAGGTCGCGGAAAAGGACTTCGCCGGGCACATCGAGATCGTCGCCCAGAACATCAAGAGCGCCGATTTCGGCGACGACGTGTTCAAGCCCTACACCATGCGCGCGGTGAACGGCGTCAAGGTGGCGGTGATCGGCCAGGCCTTCCCCTACACGCCGATCGCCAACCCGCGCTACATGGTCGCCGACTGGACCTTCGGCATCCGCGAGGAGGACATGCAGAAGACGGTCGACGACGCCCGTGCCGCCGGGGCGGCGGTGGTGGTCGTGCTGTCGCACAACGGCATGGACGTCGACCTGAAGATGGCCTCGCGGGTCGCCGGCATCGACGCCATCCTCGGTGGCCACACCCATGACGGCATGCCGGCCCCCAGCATCGTCGCCAACCCCGGCGGCAGGACGCTGGTCACCAACGCCGGCTCCAACGGCAAGTTCCTCGGCGTGCTCGACCTCGAGGTGACCGGCGGCCGGGTCGCCGACTTCCGCTACCGGCTGCTGCCGGTCTTCGCCGACCTGCTGCCCGCCGACCCGGAGATGGACGCGCTGATCACCCGCGTGCGCGCACCCTACGAGGCGGCGCTGGGCGAGACGCTGGCGGTGACGGACGGCACGCTGTACCGGCGCGGCAACTTCAACGGCAGCTTCGACCAGCTGATCCTCGACGCGCTGATGGCGGAGAAGGATGCCGAGATCGCTTTCTCGCCCGGCTTCCGCTGGGGAACCAGCCTGCTGCCCGGCCAGCCCATCACCATGGAGAACCTGCTGGACCAGACCGCCATCACCTACCCCTACGTGACGCTCAGCAGCCTGTCGGGCGCACAGATCAAGACGGTGCTGGAGGATGTCTGCGACAACCTGTTCAACCCCGATCCCTATTACCAGCAGGGCGGCGACATGGTGCGCGTCGGCGGCCTGTCCTACGCCTGCGATCCCATGGCGCCGGCCGGGCAGCGCATCCAGGACATGACGCTGAACGGCAAGCCGCTGGAGGCGTCGAAGACCTACAAGGTCGCCGGCTGGGCCCCCGTCGCGGAGGAGGCCAGGACCGCGGGCGGCGAGGCGATCTGGGATCTGGTCGCCCGCAACCTGCGCGCCCGCAAGACCGTGGCGCCGCCCCGCCTCAACCTGCCGGTCCTGAAGGGCATGGACGGCAACCCCGGCCTCGCCGCCTGA